The following proteins are encoded in a genomic region of Gossypium hirsutum isolate 1008001.06 chromosome D05, Gossypium_hirsutum_v2.1, whole genome shotgun sequence:
- the LOC107906831 gene encoding CBL-interacting serine/threonine-protein kinase 5 yields the protein MEERHILFGKYEMGRLLGKGTFAKVYYAKELKSGESVAIKVINKAEVKKEGMMEQIKREISVTRLVRHPNVVELKEVMATKTKIFFVMEYVRGGELFAKVFKGKLKEEAARKYFQQLISAVDFCHSRGVSHRDLKPENLLLDENEDLKISDFGLSALPEQLRNDGLLHTQCGTPAYVAPEVLRKKGYDGSKADIWSCGVILYVLLAGFLPFQDENIMKMYRKVFKAEFEFPLWFSTESKRLISKLLVADPERRIAIPAIMRVPWFRKGLRRPLAFSIEEPISDNTEDDDSVSKTTKPSSPKFFNAFEFISSMSSGFDLSSLFENKRKPRTMFTSRCSPTTIMAKIEVVVKGLNFRVGKVKDFKMKLQGSSEGRKGKLLVTAEVSEVAPEVAIVEFSKSSGDTLEYAQFCEESVRPALKDIVWTWQGDSFNYSSNVKIEGEECEKCQPHTA from the coding sequence ATGGAAGAGAGGCATATTCTGTTTGGGAAATATGAGATGGGGAGATTGCTTGGGAAAGGCACTTTCGCCAAAGTCTACTACGCGAAGGAATTAAAATCGGGTGAAAGCGTGGCGATAAAGGTCATCAACAAAGCTGAGGTAAAGAAAGAAGGCATGATGGAGCAGATCAAGAGGGAAATCTCTGTGACGCGTCTTGTTCGTCATCCAAACGTAGTGGAACTCAAAGAAGTCATGGCGACCAAAACTAAGATCTTCTTTGTTATGGAGTATGTCCGTGGCGGTGAACTATTCGCCAAAGTTTTCAAAGGCAAACTCAAAGAAGAGGCTGCTCGTAAGTACTTCCAACAACTGATAAGCGCAGTCGATTTCTGCCATAGCAGAGGTGTTTCGCACCGGGATTTGAAGCCCGAGAACCTTCTATTGGACGAGAATGAAGATCTGAAGATCTCTGATTTCGGGTTGTCGGCCTTGCCCGAGCAGCTTCGCAATGATGGGCTCCTCCATACTCAGTGTGGGACTCCGGCATATGTTGCCCCTGAGGTTTTGAGGAAAAAAGGCTACGATGGATCCAAAGCTGATATCTGGTCTTGTGGGGTTATCTTGTATGTGCTTCTCGCAGGTTTCTTACCGTTTCAAGATGAGAATATTATGAAGATGTACAGGAAAGTTTTCAAAGCTGAATTTGAGTTCCCACTCTGGTTTTCAACGGAATCAAAGCGTTTGATCTCTAAACTACTCGTGGCTGACCCTGAAAGGAGGATCGCAATTCCAGCAATAATGCGTGTTCCTTGGTTTCGGAAAGGACTTAGACGTCCCCTTGCGTTTTCAATTGAGGAACCCATATCAGATAATACAGAAGATGATGATTCTGTCTCCAAGACTACCAAACCATCGTCTCCGAAATTCTTCAACGCTTTTGAGTTCATTTCCTCTATGTCGTCAGGGTTTGATTTGTCGAGTTTGTTCGAAAACAAGAGGAAACCGAGGACGATGTTCACGTCGAGATGTTCACCTacaacaatcatggcgaaaattGAAGTTGTGGTGAAGGGGTTGAACTTCAGAGTAGGAAAAGTCAAGGACTTCAAGATGAAACTACAAGGGTCATCAGAAGGACGGAAAGGGAAGCTCTTGGTGACGGCGGAGGTGTCTGAAGTGGCACCGGAGGTAGCAATTGTGGAATTCTCCAAGTCTTCCGGTGACACCTTGGAATATGCTCAGTTCTGCGAGGAAAGTGTGAGGCCTGCATTAAAAGACATTGTTTGGACATGGCAAGGTGACAGTTTCAACTACTCTAGTAACGTTAAAATCGAGGGAGAAGAATGTGAAAAGTGTCAGCCACATACAGCCTAA
- the LOC121216729 gene encoding uncharacterized protein codes for MGTRGGLSLGWNGNSLITLKSFSSFHIDVVVHDNEDGGCWRLTGFYGNLDEKCRYESWNILRHLNYDPSIPWVVLGDFNEITKSFEKKGGRLRSERQMKEFCMALEDCSLNDLGYIGRWFTWERGRFLATNIRERLDRGVATLNWMNLFPGYQLEHLSHSFSDHCLILLDTKGPGTYDRNKQIKTFRFEAKWCLENSFEEMVRKWWKDIPGGVLSKLDRLGFQMQQWSQAKFKEEKRTRVDLENRLNYLYSQDPSDEILADIVEAQLGINMEADKEEVLWEQRARVNWLKNGDRNTSYFHKIAVQRHLRNRIVELEDETGRRTTSTSECLKVASVYFKKLFTASDVGSDEHLFGLVERRITDSMNEKLLHHFTEEDIFNGVQSMAPLKALRVDGFPALFFQKYWHIIESDVSSYCLSILNGQAEMGNINKTRIILIPKVDKPRNMGHFRPISLCNAIYKIVAKVLVNRMSDTLGVCINEAQGAFIPGRLISDNVLIAYEVLHSLKMKKKCKKGNFALKLDMSKAYDRVECDFLAGMMTHLGFHIDWIVRIMRCVYSVSYSVSLNGAVGDWFSPSKGLRQGDPLSPYLFLICAEGFSTLIQEAKQNGQMVGAAIGRERLTINHLFFADDCILFGDAMSNGARVVRDVIREYETVSGQRVNFDKSLIYFGANVDSDFKVDIVNLLGVRKALNPEKYLGLPMMIGRRKTWAFANIVDRFKKRIKGWSLRYLSMGGKEVWRILDQPHCLLARVFKARYFPKSDVLSAKIGAYPSFTWRSICIAHEVIGDEVLWRVGKGDRINIWNDPWLPDSCTWDRTLLLKIVDENTTDRILAIPISVSRPEDRVVWKHEGSGEYTVKSGYRVLFTAHLQSTAYMPIIEEVYIDFYKDLWSLNIPDKIKIHIWRLVNNLVPHFGNLARRMLCVDTYCPLCKYKLEDTNHLVWSCDILQQVWASLSIKVSSFDESLSHKLQFVNTFSAADDQQKRIIVIAMWSLWFHRNKSVHEGINFSMQAVLGFIRGYEQEIHCSRLLLCPTLRTKVKGIWRPPDIGVLKFNFDAAFVKNERTATTAVLARNDTDEIVGAETYLFADIVDAFVAEARACERVLIFARSMCSRRLIVEGDSLTVIKNIQKKGNDNSVISSITHHIYNLGLSFEIVSYLAVLREANEAAHTLALEGKKQKVCGSWVQGVPASVRLAALKDCSSLIILGSDSKGKESVADIGAGILLVGSSCLACRFFFLVADVSVTVHLELLSNISFI; via the exons ATGGGCACTAGAGGGGGTTTATCTTTGGGTTGGAATGGGAATTCTCTGATCACGCTAAAGAGTTTCTCTTCTTTTCATATTGATGTTGTGGTTCACGATAATGAAGATGGTGGATGTTGGCGGTTAACAGGGTTTTATGGGAACCTGGATGAAAAGTGTAGATATGAGTCATGGAATATACTCAGGCATTTAAACTATGATCCATCCATTCCGTGGGTAGTCCTGGGAGATTTCAATGAAATTACCAAGTCTTTTGAGAAAAAGGGAGGTCGACTCCGATCAGAAAGACAGATGAAAGAATTTTGTATGGCTTTAGAGGATTGCAGTCTCAATGATTTGGGTTACATTGGTCGATGGTTCACATGGGAAAGAGGTCGGTTTCTTGCTACTAACATTCGAGAAAGACTAGATCGGGGAGTTGCTACgctaaattggatgaatcttttTCCAGGATATCAACTCGAACACTTGAGTCATTCTTTTTCTGACCATTGTCTTATTCTTCTTGATACCAAGGGGCCAGGTAcgtatgatcggaataaacagATTAAGACCTTTCGGTTTGAGGCTAAGTGGTGTTTGGAGAATTCTTTTGAGGAGATGGTTAGAAAATGGTGGAAAGACATCCCTGGTGGTGTTTTGAGTAAGCTTGATAGATTGGGATTTCAAATGCAACAGTGGAGTCAAGCCAAGTTTAAAGAGGAGAAACGGACTCGGGTGGACCTTGAAAATAGGTTAAATTATCTTTATTCTCAGGATCCTTCTGATGaaatattagcagatattgtggaaGCCCAATTAGGAATTAACATGGAAGCTGATAAAGAAGAAGTGTTGTGGGAGCAAAGAGCACGtgtgaattggttgaaaaatGGAGATCGAAATACTAGCTATTTCCATAAGATTGCGGTGCAACGTCATTTACGAAATAGGATTGTTGAGTTAGAAGATGAGACTGGAAGGCGTACTACCTCGACTTCTGAGTGTTTAAAAGTAGCATCAGTTTATTTTAAAAAGCTTTTCACAGCATCAGATGTGGGATCAGATGAACATCTGTTCGGGCTAGTTGAAAGACGAATTACGGATAGCATGAACGAAAAACTTTTACACCATTTTACCGAGGAGGATATCTTTAATGGAGTTCAGTCGATGGCCCCTTTAAAAGCTTTAAGGGTTGATGGGTTTCCAGCACTTTTCTTCCAGAAGTACTGGCATATTATTGAGTCAGATGTTTCCAGTTATTGTTTATCAATTTTGAATGGCCAAGCTGAAATGGGGAACATTAATAAAACGCGAATCATTTTGATTCCTAAAGTGGACAAACCAAGGAATATGGGCCATTTTAGACCTATAAGTCTATGCAACGCCATTTACAAAATTGTGGCAAAAGTCTTGGTCAACCGTATGAGTGATACACTGGGTGTTTGCATCAATGAAGCCCAAGGAGCTTTTATTCCTGGAAGACTTATTTCTGACAATGTTTTGATTGCTTACGAGGTACTCCATTCTctcaaaatgaagaaaaaatgtaaaaagggtaattttgctTTGAAGCTTGATATGAGCAAGGCTTATGATCGAGTTGAGTGTGACTTCTTGGCAGGAATGATGACGCATCTTGGGTTTCATATTGACTGGATTGTGCGTATTATGAGATGTGTCTATTCTGTCTCCTATTCCGTCAGTCTTAATGGAGCTGTTGGTGATTGGTTTTCTCCATCAAAAGGGTTACGACAAGGAGACCCCCTCAGcccttatttgtttttaatttgtgcAGAGGGTTTTTCTACACTTATTCAGGAAGCAAAGCAAAATGGGCAGATGGTGGGAGCAGCTATTGGTAGAGAGAGGTTGACCATTAATCATTTGTTCTTTGCAGATGACTGTATCCTTTTTGGAGATGCGATGAGTAATGGAGCAAGAGTAGTTCGGGATGTCATTCGGGAATATGAGACTGTATCAGGCCAACGGGTGAATTTTGATAAGTCTCTGATTTATTTTGGGGCGAATGTAGACTCAGATTTTAAGGTTGATATTGTTAATTTGTTAGGTGTTCGGAAGGCTTTGAACCCAGAGAAGTATTTAGGGCTGCCTATGATGATAGGTCGGAGGAAAACATGGGCGTTTGCTAACATTGTGGATCGTTTTAAGAAACGTATCAAAGGTTGGAGTTTGCGCTACCTATCTATGGGGGGGAAGGAG GTTTGGCGTATTTTAGACCAACCCCATTGTTTGCTTGCCAGAGTTTTTAAAGCCCGGTATTTTCCTAAGTCTGATGTCTTATCAGCAAAGATTGGAGCTTACCCATCTTTTACCTGGAGAAGTATTTGTATTGCGCATGAAGTGATTGGAGATGAGGTCCTGTGGCGGGTTGGCAAGGGGGATCGCATTAACATCTGGAACGATCCTTGGCTTCCTG ATTCGTGTACCTGGGATAGAACGCTGCTTCTAAAGATCGTTGATGAGAATACAACGGACCGAATTCTTGCTATTCCCATATCTGTAAGTAGACCAGAGGATAGGGTAGTCTGGAAACATGAAGGCTCTGGGGAGTATACAGTCAAGAGTGGGTATCGGGTACTATTTACAGCTCATCTACAGAGTACTGCTTACATGCCTATTATTGAGGAGGTTTACATAGATTTTTACAAAGATTTGTGGTCATTAAATATTCCCGataaaatcaaaattcacatttggaGGCTTGTTAATAATCTGGTGCCGCATTTCGGTAATCTGGCGAGGAGAATGTTGTGTGTGGACACATATTGCCCGCTGTGTAAGTACAAACTGGAAGACACTAATCATCTGGTGTGGTCTTGCGATATTCTGCAACAGGTATGGGCGTCGCTTTCCATTAAAGTCTCATCGTTTGATGAGTCGTTGAGCCACAAGCTCCAATTTGTTAATACGTTTTCTGCAGCAGATGACCAACAGAAACGAATCATTGTAATTGCCATGTGGAGCCTTTGGTTTCATAGAAATAAGTCTGTTCATGAGGGCATTAATTTTTCGATGCAGGCGGTGTTAGGGTTTATTCGGGGTTACGAACAAGAAATTCATTGCAGTCGGTTGCTACTCTGTCCTACTCTTAGAACTAAGGTTAAAGGGATCTGGAGACCCCCAGATATAGGAgttcttaaatttaattttgatgcaGCTTTTGTAAAAAATGAGAGGACTGCTACAACAGCTGTGCTTGCCAGAAATGATACAGATGAAATTGTAGGAGCAGAAACTTATCTGTTTGCTGACATCGTTGATGCGTTCGTGGCTGAAGCAAGGGCTTGTGAAAGGGTATTGATTTTTGCAAGAAGTATGTGTAGTCGACGATTGATTGTGGAAGGCGATTCCTTGACAGTAATTAAAAATATTCAGAAGAAAGGGAATGATAACTCAGTGATCAGCTCGATTACTCATCACATTTACAATCTGGGTCTGAGCTTTGAAATAGTTTCTTACCTTGCTGTTCTCCGTGAAGCTAATGAGGCGGCCCACACACTGGCACTAGAGGGCAAGAAGCAAAAGGTTTGTGGGAGTTGGGTCCAGGGAGTGCCGGCGTCGGTGCGTCTGGCGGCTTTGAAGGACT GTTCTTCTCTCATTATACTTGGCTCGGATTCGAAAGGCAAGGAGAGTGTGGCTGATATTGGGGCTGGAATTCTGCTGGTTGGCTCAAG CTGTTTGGCTTGTCGGTTCTTCTTTCTGGTTGCTGACGTTTCTGTTACTGTTCACCTTGAGCTGTTATCTAATAtcagttttatttaa
- the LOC107906829 gene encoding probable WRKY transcription factor 40 isoform X1 has protein sequence MESTWVDTTLDLNINSSHNTIQVLTGALVEELNRIIAENKKLTEMLTVLCERYSSLQNQYMELVSRNSGSDATAATSKKRKAECEDYVPMIGFSGKAESSFSDEDSCKKPKDCIKAKISRAYVRTNPSDNSLIVRDGYQWRKYGQKVTRDNPSPRAYFKCSFAPSCPVKKKVQRSAEDPSILVATYEGEHNHAQHSTPALSSLSPNSGTSNPRSAPVSSSSSAPTKSSPPTVTLELMKPTGLGNDTKNPTQQVDEPAIQQILVQQMAASLTRDPTFTAALAAAISGKVLDHKW, from the exons ATGGAATCGACTTGGGTGGATACGACTCTCGACCTCAACATCAATTCTTCCCATAATACCATCCAAGTTCTG ACCGGAGCTTTGGTGGAGGAATTGAACCGGATTATCGCTGAGAACAAGAAGCTAACTGAGATGCTAACAGTTTTATGCGAGCGCTACAGCTCTTTGCAGAACCAATACATGGAATTGGTGAGCAGGAACTCGGGAAGTGATGCAACAGCTGCAACATCAAAAAAGAGAAAAGCCGAGTGTGAGGATTATGTCCCTATGATTGGATTCAGTGGAAAAGCTGAGAGCAGCTTTAGTGATGAAGACTCGTGCAAAAAGCCTAAGGACTGCATCAAAGCAAAAATTTCAAGGGCTTACGTCCGCACAAATCCTTCTGATAACAGCCTG ATTGTGAGAGATGGATATCAATGGAGAAAATATGGTCAAAAGGTTACAAGAGATAACCCCTCTCCGAGGGCATACTTCAAGTGCTCCTTCGCCCCAAGTTGTCCCGTCAAGAAAAAG GTGCAAAGAAGTGCTGAAGATCCATCAATCCTGGTTGCTACTTATGAAGGAGAGCACAACCATGCACAACACTCTACACCAGCATTATCATCATTAAGCCCCAACAGTGGTACCAGTAACCCTCGTTCAGCTcctgtttcttcttcttcttctgccCCCACCAAATCTTCACCTCCCACTGTAACTCTGGAGCTGATGAAACCAACTGGGTTGGGTAATGATACCAAAAACCCAACCCAACAAGTTGATGAACCAGCTATCCAACAGATTTTAGTTCAACAAATGGCAGCTTCTTTGACTAGAGACCCGACTTTTACAGCAGCTCTAGCTGCAGCCATATCTGGAAAAGTTCTAGATCACAAGTGGTAA
- the LOC107906829 gene encoding probable WRKY transcription factor 40 (The RefSeq protein has 8 substitutions compared to this genomic sequence), whose product MESTWVDTTLDLNINSSHNTIQVLKRESSGKLADSDVKVPVKQETGALVEELNRIIAENKKLTEMLTVLCERYSSLQNQYMELVSRNSGSDATAATSKKRKAECEDYVPMIGFSGKAESSFSDEDSCKKPKDCIKAKISRAYVRPNPSDNSLIVRDGYQWRKYGQKVTRDNPSPRAYFKCSFAPSCPVKKKVQRSAEDPSILVATYEGEHNHEQHSPPALSSLSPNGGTSNPRSAPVSSSSSAPAKSSPPTVTLELMKPTGLGNDTQNPTQQVDEPAIQQILVQQMAASLTRDPNFTAALASAISGKVLDHKW is encoded by the exons ATGGAATCGACTTGGGTGGATACGACTCTCGACCTCAACATCAATTCTTCCCATAATACCATCCAAGTTCTG AAGAGAGAATCCAGTGGAAAACTGGCTGATTCTGATGTGAAAGTACCAGTTAAACAAGAG ACCGGAGCTTTGGTGGAGGAATTGAACCGGATTATCGCTGAGAACAAGAAGCTAACTGAGATGCTAACAGTTTTATGCGAGCGCTACAGCTCTTTGCAGAACCAATACATGGAATTGGTGAGCAGGAACTCGGGAAGTGATGCAACAGCTGCAACATCAAAAAAGAGAAAAGCCGAGTGTGAGGATTATGTCCCTATGATTGGATTCAGTGGAAAAGCTGAGAGCAGCTTTAGTGATGAAGACTCGTGCAAAAAGCCTAAGGACTGCATCAAAGCAAAAATTTCAAGGGCTTACGTCCGCACAAATCCTTCTGATAACAGCCTG ATTGTGAGAGATGGATATCAATGGAGAAAATATGGTCAAAAGGTTACAAGAGATAACCCCTCTCCGAGGGCATACTTCAAGTGCTCCTTCGCCCCAAGTTGTCCCGTCAAGAAAAAG GTGCAAAGAAGTGCTGAAGATCCATCAATCCTGGTTGCTACTTATGAAGGAGAGCACAACCATGCACAACACTCTACACCAGCATTATCATCATTAAGCCCCAACAGTGGTACCAGTAACCCTCGTTCAGCTcctgtttcttcttcttcttctgccCCCACCAAATCTTCACCTCCCACTGTAACTCTGGAGCTGATGAAACCAACTGGGTTGGGTAATGATACCAAAAACCCAACCCAACAAGTTGATGAACCAGCTATCCAACAGATTTTAGTTCAACAAATGGCAGCTTCTTTGACTAGAGACCCGACTTTTACAGCAGCTCTAGCTGCAGCCATATCTGGAAAAGTTCTAGATCACAAGTGGTAA
- the LOC107906828 gene encoding WRKY transcription factor WRKY76: MSPDYDKEKVEALEAELDCLQKENEALGLMFETMSRKYIMLHQAYLHQKSNKRQRLEVPAAAGSKASQVFVKTDPRDQSLIVKDGFQWRKYGQKVTKDNPSPRAYFKCFMAPGCPVKKKVQRCVEDKSIVVATYEGQHNHDVDSTAAGKSLLASCSSAIFSGTRSIPFPPLDNPFRPTITLDLTLSGSDLQNHRNLPSFMHDYSTSNDDGNNKKKKIEDYVASFTKDPNFTLALAAAVARSIKTEHPKPSPP, translated from the exons ATGTCTCCAGATTACGATAAAGAAAAg GTGGAAGCTCTGGAAGCAGAGCTGGACTGTTTGCAGAAAGAGAATGAAGCTCTCGGATTAATGTTTGAAACGATGAGCAGAAAGTACATCATGCTTCATCAAGCTTATCTCCACCAGAAATCAAATAAGAGGCAAAGACTTGAAGTTCCGGCTGCTGCTGGATCCAAGGCGTCACAGGTTTTCGTGAAAACGGACCCCAGAGACCAAAGCCTT ATAGTGAAAGATGGATTTCAATGGAGAAAATATGGCCAGAAAGTTACTAAAGATAATCCCTCGCCTCGAGCTTATTTTAAGTGCTTTATGGCTCCGGGATGCCCTGTCAAAAAGAAG GTTCAGCGATGCGTGGAGGACAAATCTATTGTTGTGGCAACATACGAAGGACAACACAACCATGATGTTGATTCCACAGCTGCCGGAAAATCATTGTTAGCATCATGCAGCTCGGCGATATTTTCCGGGACGAGAAGCATTCCTTTTCCACCTCTGGATAATCCTTTTCGACCAACCATCACCCTTGATCTCACTCTTTCAGGCTCCGACTTACAAAACCACAGAAACCTTCCAAGCTTTATGCATGATTATAGCACCAGTAACGACGACGgaaataataagaagaagaagatcgAAGACTATGTTGCATCCTTTACAAAAGATCCTAACTTCACTCTAGCTTTAGCTGCAGCGGTTGCTCGCTCCATCAAAACTGAACACCCTAAACCATCACCTCCGTGA